One genomic region from Rosa rugosa chromosome 1, drRosRugo1.1, whole genome shotgun sequence encodes:
- the LOC133726054 gene encoding histone-lysine N-methyltransferase ATXR2 translates to MESECPIDAELRNEISELLRPPSPAKVEEYLNQLIKTSTRQCHGITVKHNGDLGKGVYADSDLEGDELLLKDQMLVGLQHSSNKIECLVCSFCFRFVGSVELQIGRRLYLQEMGVSAICCQTDYSSDEEEEMGQRGSSSSGDKGKVPLPKGIAQSLMSGELRLPYSHKFSMPPAVPCPGGCGEAYYCSKLCAESDWSSSHSLLCTGERSESVSREALVKFIQHANETNDIFLLAAKVVASTILNYRKLKVTRSEGDNKPSVSGSPYLSLLLEAWKPISVGHKRRWWDCVALPIDVESSDEAAFRMQIRELAFTSLQLLKAAIFDEECKPIFSLEIYGHIIGMFELNNLDLVVASPVEDYFLYIDDLPDPIKKDVEEITRPFLDALGDDYSVCCQGTAFYPLQSCMNHSCSPNAKAFKREEDRDGQATIIALKPIFKGEEVTISYVDEDIPLEERQALLADYGFRCRCPRCLEEEP, encoded by the exons ATGGAGAGCGAGTGCCCAATCGATGCTGAGCTCCGCAATGAAATCTCTGAGCTTCTTAGACCTCCATCCCCTGCAAAAGTAGAGGAGTACTTGAACCAGCTCATTAAAACCAGCACCAGACAATGCCATGGCATCACAGTCAAACACAACGGAGACCTTGGCAAAG GTGTTTACGCTGACTCCGACTTGGAAGGAGATGAGCTTCTCCTCAAGGACCAAATGCTTGTGGGTCTTCAGCATTCTTCTAACAAG ATTGAGTGTTTAGTGTGTAGCTTCTGTTTCCGGTTTGTTGGCTCTGTTGAGCTTCAAATCGGGAGGAGGCTTTATCTTCAAGAAATGGGAGTTTCTGCCATTTGTTGTCAGACTGATTACTcttctgatgaagaagaagagatgggGCAACGTGGTTCGAGCAGTTCCGGGGACAAAGGGAAGGTTCCTCTTCCTAAAGGGATTGCACAGTCTTTGATGAGTGGTGAACTCAGATTGCCCTACTCCCATAAGTTTTCGATGCCTCCTGCTGTTCCATGTCCTGGTGGCTGTGGAGAAGCTTATTACTGCAG CAAACTATGTGCAGAGTCTGATTGGAGTTCATCCCATTCGTTACTTTGCACGGGGGAGAGGTCAGAATCAGTCTCTAGGGAGGCACTTGTGAAGTTTATACAGCATGCCAATG AAACCAATGATATATTCCTCCTTGCTGCGAAG GTAGTGGCTTCCACCATTTTAAATTATAGGAAGTTGAAAGTAACTCGGTCTGAAGGAGACAATAAGCCTAGCGTTTCAGGGAGTCCATATCTATCCTTACTCTTAGAAGCATGGAAGCCAATATCAGTGGGACACAAGAGAAG GTGGTGGGACTGCGTTGCGTTGCCAATTGATGTCGAATCTTCTGATGAAGCTGCATTTAGGATGCAAATAAGAGAGCTGGCATTCACG TCACTACAGCTCCTAAAAGCAGCCATCTTTGATGAGGAATGTAAACCAA TATTCTCCCTTGAAATTTATGGACATATAATTGGCATGTTCGAGTTGAATAATCT AGATTTGGTTGTAGCATCTCCTGTGGAAGATTATTTTTTATACATCGATGATCTTCCAGATCCTATAAAG AAAGACGTTGAGGAGATTACACGACCATTTTTGGATGCTCTTGGTGATGACTATTCAGTTTGTTGCCAAG GCACTGCATTTTATCCTCTTCAGAGTTGTATGAATCATTCTTGTAGTCCCAATGCCAAAGCATTCAAAAGAGAGGAG GACAGAGATGGTCAAGCAACAATAATTGCACTAAAACCAATTTTCAAGGGAGAGGAG GTTACTATTTCTTATGTGGATGAGGACATTCCTTTGGAGGAGAGACAAGCATTACTTGCAGATTATGGTTTTAGATGCAGGTGTCCAAGATGCTTAGAAGAAGAACCATAA